Proteins encoded in a region of the Brevefilum fermentans genome:
- the lepB gene encoding signal peptidase I, translating to MLDTLQSEPTSANPADGSSGKSKRSGCLGFFIDTVETILLALVLFLAINALSARVRVENVSMKPTLQEGEFLLVNRVAYTFGQPSIGDIIVFHAPGASDMDYIKRVIGLPGDQVRITDGIVYVNNQPLYEPYIAESPRYTGTWDVPQNEYFVLGDNRNNSSDSHMWGFVPHEDIVGRALLIYWPLSEITLLRSSGIVTAIQ from the coding sequence ATGTTAGACACTCTTCAATCCGAACCAACATCAGCTAATCCCGCCGACGGATCTTCAGGAAAATCCAAACGATCCGGCTGTTTGGGGTTTTTCATAGACACCGTTGAAACCATCCTGCTGGCTCTGGTCCTGTTTTTAGCCATCAACGCCCTTTCTGCCCGGGTGAGGGTAGAAAATGTCAGCATGAAGCCCACCCTGCAAGAGGGTGAATTCTTATTGGTCAACCGGGTAGCCTATACCTTTGGTCAACCCTCCATTGGCGATATCATTGTATTTCATGCTCCTGGGGCGAGCGACATGGACTATATTAAGCGGGTCATCGGTCTTCCTGGTGACCAGGTTCGCATTACCGATGGCATCGTTTATGTCAACAATCAGCCGCTCTACGAACCCTATATCGCAGAATCGCCGCGTTACACCGGCACCTGGGACGTTCCACAAAATGAATATTTCGTTTTGGGGGATAATCGCAACAACTCCAGTGACTCACATATGTGGGGCTTTGTGCCCCATGAAGATATCGTCGGAAGGGCTTTGCTGATTTACTGGCCTCTCTCAGAGATAACCCTGTTACGCAGTTCGGGTATCGTCACTGCCATTCAATAA
- a CDS encoding GNAT family N-acetyltransferase, whose amino-acid sequence MMKKLEILIASPPKIDGLRFRKFAGESDFPAMLHIIEAGAIADQEKIRDTLDDLKHAYTHLRNCDPYQDMIIAEINGEPIAYSRVEWWQEEDPQVRVYGYFINLLPEWRSQGIETAVIGWSEARLRDIAAEHPREMPKYFQIGSSESKVWLNEIVESLGFVAERYFVEMSRTLEDIPAAELPAGIEVRPVIKGQERKIWDASCEAFRGHWGIVQPEDHHYQEYASSKYFQPDLWQVAWHGDEVVASVLNYIDHDYNQKNHCLRGWTEDISTQRKWRKRGIATALILRSLHMHKALGMTEVALGVDTKGLSGALDLYLNLGYHIDKTYIWYRKPLA is encoded by the coding sequence ATGATGAAGAAACTTGAAATTTTAATCGCATCTCCACCGAAAATCGACGGGCTTCGTTTTCGCAAATTTGCGGGCGAAAGCGATTTTCCAGCGATGCTGCACATCATCGAGGCTGGGGCAATTGCAGACCAAGAAAAAATCAGGGACACTCTTGATGATCTTAAACACGCCTATACTCACCTGAGAAATTGTGACCCCTACCAGGATATGATTATCGCTGAAATTAATGGTGAGCCCATTGCCTATTCCCGGGTTGAATGGTGGCAGGAAGAAGATCCGCAAGTGCGGGTCTACGGGTATTTCATCAACCTTCTTCCAGAATGGCGCAGCCAGGGGATTGAAACTGCGGTTATCGGTTGGAGCGAAGCACGCCTGAGGGACATTGCGGCTGAACATCCACGGGAGATGCCAAAGTATTTCCAAATCGGCAGCAGCGAATCCAAGGTCTGGCTCAACGAGATCGTCGAATCCCTGGGCTTTGTTGCTGAACGCTATTTTGTCGAGATGTCTCGCACCCTCGAAGATATCCCCGCAGCCGAATTACCCGCCGGCATTGAAGTACGGCCGGTAATCAAAGGTCAGGAGCGGAAAATATGGGATGCCTCGTGCGAGGCATTCCGTGGCCATTGGGGTATTGTTCAACCGGAAGACCACCATTACCAGGAGTATGCAAGTTCAAAATACTTCCAGCCGGATTTATGGCAGGTAGCCTGGCATGGCGATGAGGTCGTTGCAAGCGTGCTCAACTATATCGATCACGACTATAACCAGAAGAATCACTGCCTGCGCGGATGGACGGAAGATATTTCCACCCAAAGAAAATGGCGCAAACGGGGCATCGCCACAGCCCTGATCCTGCGCTCTTTGCACATGCACAAAGCTTTGGGTATGACCGAGGTCGCACTGGGCGTCGATACCAAGGGCCTCTCCGGCGCGCTTGATTTATACTTAAACCTCGGCTATCACATCGACAAAACCTACATCTGGTATCGAAAACCGCTGGCATAG
- a CDS encoding MFS transporter: protein MKTTNTILQKKTKQRILSNTLIVFMVAMVFANVASEMYMTMLPLYMRYLGADVVQIGIFFTVSQIIPLILQVLGGWVSDTIGRLRSVALGSVIGLGAFISPIFVPTWQWLYLTEGLNAMTRSLIGPSFGAFIAEETSEEHRGKVYGMTDTIYSVVTVIGPPLAGWLADTYGFRIMLTVAAAIYICATIIRVFLSKIAVKRHPDISRESFSFKTMRNNFKTIFGLAIAGGVLTWLLLTDGVRDIAFSLSFRLMPVYLEDIAGLNLQQIGWLTSFFGIAMMLTTIPAGWFADRFSERAAIALGFILEFVALIMMINLEAFIGFAAAWIIFGVGVGLLSPAYQSLLSKALPERLLGTGFGLIHASLGIFSLPAPAFGSFLWKAISPQAPFYITAVFALITVIPAWLKFKLSAHDLERAAQANGNHQH from the coding sequence ATGAAAACAACCAACACTATATTACAGAAGAAAACGAAACAGCGCATTCTTTCCAACACCCTGATTGTGTTCATGGTGGCGATGGTATTTGCCAACGTTGCCTCCGAAATGTACATGACCATGCTGCCGCTGTATATGCGCTACCTGGGGGCAGATGTGGTCCAAATTGGCATATTCTTCACTGTCTCACAAATTATCCCCCTGATCCTGCAGGTGCTGGGAGGCTGGGTTTCGGACACCATCGGGCGTCTGCGGAGTGTAGCCCTGGGCAGCGTGATCGGTCTGGGCGCATTCATCAGCCCGATCTTTGTGCCCACCTGGCAGTGGCTCTACCTGACAGAGGGCTTGAATGCCATGACGCGTTCGCTGATTGGCCCCAGCTTCGGCGCTTTTATCGCTGAAGAGACTAGTGAAGAGCACCGCGGCAAGGTTTACGGCATGACCGATACCATCTACTCCGTGGTGACGGTGATCGGGCCGCCGCTGGCAGGCTGGCTGGCGGATACCTATGGCTTCAGGATCATGTTGACCGTTGCCGCAGCAATTTATATCTGCGCCACGATCATCCGCGTGTTCCTGTCAAAAATTGCTGTTAAAAGGCATCCGGACATTTCTCGAGAAAGCTTCTCGTTTAAGACAATGCGAAACAACTTTAAAACCATTTTCGGGTTAGCGATTGCTGGGGGCGTGCTCACCTGGCTGTTGCTCACCGACGGTGTTCGCGATATCGCCTTTTCACTCTCATTCCGTCTGATGCCGGTATACCTGGAAGACATCGCTGGTCTGAATCTGCAGCAAATTGGCTGGCTGACCTCCTTCTTTGGCATCGCCATGATGTTGACCACCATTCCCGCCGGATGGTTTGCAGACCGGTTCAGCGAGCGCGCCGCCATCGCCCTGGGGTTTATCTTAGAATTCGTGGCGCTGATCATGATGATCAACCTGGAAGCCTTCATCGGTTTCGCCGCCGCTTGGATCATTTTTGGCGTTGGTGTTGGGTTGCTCTCCCCCGCTTATCAATCGTTGCTCAGCAAAGCGCTGCCGGAAAGGTTGCTTGGTACAGGGTTTGGGTTGATCCACGCCAGCCTGGGCATTTTCTCTCTGCCCGCTCCAGCCTTCGGATCCTTCTTGTGGAAGGCAATCAGCCCGCAAGCGCCCTTTTACATCACCGCTGTTTTTGCCCTCATCACCGTGATCCCGGCCTGGCTCAAGTTCAAGCTGAGCGCACACGATTTAGAACGAGCAGCACAGGCGAATGGCAATCATCAGCACTAA
- a CDS encoding CAP domain-containing protein encodes MREKTQQLILLILALILAFFVQPQPTHAQAGSAADLINAVNQLRQSQGLAPYTVDNYLMGFAQSHSDYMASIGQWTHTRADGTTSFDYGIKENVAMGNNMSIQYCVYTTWSDWVHLQTMTGYASGRVGAGVSSANGIVYYTLNVLPNETVVRQPTTASSNNNPAQPADSSPPSLLVSASQVIIATPNPDGSVIHTVRYGETLWAISEAYDIPIDQILTNSGLSLGTTQVLEGQDLVIIPPADPTVTPTITATPTPPTPTPTQPRPTMTPFPTRTPMPTLTPTTPPSALHRALSNGKNLGLGLILTSGLGIIVVVYLGFLKKR; translated from the coding sequence ATGCGTGAAAAAACGCAGCAGTTGATCCTGCTAATCCTGGCACTCATCCTGGCATTTTTTGTTCAGCCTCAACCGACACACGCCCAGGCCGGTTCAGCCGCGGATTTAATCAACGCGGTCAACCAGTTGCGTCAAAGCCAGGGTTTGGCTCCCTATACCGTTGATAATTACCTGATGGGCTTTGCTCAAAGTCACAGCGATTACATGGCTTCAATCGGGCAATGGACGCACACCCGCGCGGATGGGACAACCTCTTTTGACTATGGGATCAAAGAAAACGTTGCCATGGGTAACAATATGTCCATCCAGTATTGCGTTTACACCACTTGGTCCGATTGGGTTCATTTGCAGACAATGACGGGTTACGCCTCAGGTAGGGTGGGCGCAGGGGTGTCTAGCGCAAACGGGATTGTATATTACACCCTCAATGTTTTGCCAAACGAAACCGTAGTCAGGCAGCCAACCACCGCCAGCAGTAACAACAACCCGGCACAGCCTGCAGATTCCAGTCCGCCCAGCCTGCTGGTTTCAGCCTCGCAGGTGATTATCGCCACACCCAATCCGGACGGCAGCGTCATCCATACGGTTCGCTACGGAGAAACATTGTGGGCGATCTCCGAAGCCTATGACATCCCGATCGATCAAATTTTAACCAACTCGGGATTAAGCCTGGGAACCACCCAGGTCCTTGAAGGACAGGATCTGGTGATCATTCCCCCGGCTGACCCGACGGTCACACCGACGATCACCGCCACCCCCACTCCACCCACCCCAACCCCCACCCAGCCACGACCCACCATGACCCCTTTTCCAACTCGCACCCCCATGCCAACGCTCACGCCAACCACGCCCCCTTCTGCGCTGCACAGGGCTCTCAGCAACGGGAAGAACCTCGGACTGGGGTTAATTCTGACCAGCGGTTTAGGCATCATCGTCGTTGTATACCTGGGTTTCCTTAAGAAACGATAA
- a CDS encoding PIN/TRAM domain-containing protein encodes MSIELISRIIGLIVFGSVGTFFGHNLGIMLQRSLSIEPLPIIVYRIGSAVIFAILGFIITPWITVKPIKSLRKNLSNLSAQTLIFGIIGLVVGLVLTLLLAYPMSLLGPPFGNILPVISAVVLGYLGLITFVARQKELRTFFRIGSRSRASDGGSIDSTSTVDSCRILVDTSTIIDGRIYDIARTGFLPGQLLVPRFVLNELQYVSDSADNLRRQRGRRGMEVLSELQKDPNIPITITDIDVEGVREVDDRLVVLARQLNCPILTNDYNLNRIAELQGVSVLNINELANAVKAILLPGESVEMAIIQDGKEYGQGVGYMEDGTMVVVEDGHDFIGKTIRVTVTKVLQTAAGRMIFAKPD; translated from the coding sequence ATGTCCATTGAACTTATTTCTCGTATTATTGGACTCATTGTTTTTGGATCGGTCGGTACTTTCTTCGGACATAATCTGGGGATCATGCTTCAACGTAGCCTGTCCATAGAACCTCTACCGATCATTGTATATCGAATTGGTTCAGCCGTAATTTTTGCAATACTGGGTTTCATCATTACGCCCTGGATTACCGTCAAGCCAATTAAATCTCTACGAAAAAACCTGAGTAACCTTTCCGCACAAACCCTGATCTTTGGGATAATCGGCCTGGTGGTCGGGCTGGTTCTGACCCTCCTGCTTGCCTACCCCATGTCCCTGTTGGGCCCCCCCTTCGGAAATATTTTACCGGTCATTAGTGCAGTCGTTTTGGGCTACCTGGGATTGATCACTTTCGTCGCCCGTCAAAAGGAGTTACGCACCTTTTTCCGGATCGGCAGCCGCAGCCGGGCCAGCGATGGTGGGTCTATTGACTCGACCAGTACCGTCGATAGCTGCCGTATCCTGGTCGATACGAGCACGATCATCGATGGACGGATTTACGACATCGCCCGCACAGGTTTTCTGCCCGGTCAATTGCTTGTACCGCGTTTTGTGCTCAATGAATTACAATATGTCAGCGATTCTGCCGACAACCTGCGCCGGCAGCGCGGTCGACGGGGAATGGAAGTCTTATCCGAATTGCAAAAAGACCCCAACATTCCCATAACAATCACCGATATCGATGTGGAAGGCGTGCGCGAGGTGGATGATCGCCTGGTGGTCCTCGCCAGGCAATTGAATTGTCCCATCCTGACCAACGATTACAACCTGAACCGCATTGCTGAACTGCAAGGCGTGAGCGTTCTGAACATCAATGAGCTGGCTAATGCCGTCAAAGCCATCCTGCTGCCCGGCGAGTCAGTTGAAATGGCAATTATCCAGGATGGTAAGGAATACGGCCAGGGCGTCGGCTACATGGAAGATGGCACCATGGTCGTAGTTGAGGATGGCCATGATTTTATCGGTAAAACCATCAGGGTGACCGTCACAAAAGTTCTCCAAACCGCGGCTGGCAGGATGATCTTCGCCAAGCCCGATTGA
- a CDS encoding YgiT-type zinc finger protein — MQTHSSENHESYPCQKCQGGRKHRQTITLMTWLGDDLITVPDFPAWICDLCGHRLYDSHALAQLSLLLNPDVGTPIQHRLINTRKKPTANYPPFA, encoded by the coding sequence ATGCAAACACATTCATCTGAGAATCATGAATCCTATCCATGCCAAAAATGTCAGGGCGGACGCAAGCATCGGCAAACCATCACCCTGATGACCTGGCTTGGCGATGACCTGATCACAGTGCCCGACTTCCCCGCCTGGATTTGCGACCTGTGCGGTCACCGGTTGTACGATTCCCACGCATTAGCCCAGTTGAGTTTGTTGCTCAACCCGGATGTCGGGACACCTATCCAGCATCGATTGATTAACACCCGGAAAAAGCCTACAGCCAATTACCCCCCATTTGCCTGA
- the rlmB gene encoding 23S rRNA (guanosine(2251)-2'-O)-methyltransferase RlmB, whose amino-acid sequence MSEWITGRNPIYEVLRSKRRQINRLWLAEKLQPSDRLVEIIHLARALRIPIEQVMRANLDGIDPHHQGVALNVSSYPYSDLESIIHTAKIRGEPVFVLLLDQVQDPQNLGALLRSAEAFGVHGVVLPLARSAAVTPAVVSASSGATELLQIAQYNLVQAMDHLKEAGGWMIGLEDSPRAQPPEKVNLSGGIGLVVGNEASGLRRLVKERCDLLMRLPMQGQIDSLNAAVAGSIALYLARQARG is encoded by the coding sequence GTGAGTGAGTGGATCACCGGGCGCAATCCGATCTACGAAGTCTTGCGATCCAAACGACGGCAGATCAACCGCTTGTGGCTGGCAGAAAAACTTCAACCCAGCGACCGCCTGGTCGAAATCATCCACCTTGCCCGCGCTTTACGGATTCCCATCGAACAGGTCATGCGAGCCAATTTAGATGGCATTGACCCCCATCACCAGGGCGTCGCCCTCAATGTGAGCAGCTATCCCTATTCAGACCTGGAAAGCATCATTCATACCGCCAAAATACGGGGAGAACCGGTGTTTGTTCTCCTCTTAGACCAGGTGCAGGATCCTCAAAATTTAGGCGCCCTGCTGCGCTCTGCAGAAGCCTTTGGCGTGCACGGTGTTGTCCTACCCCTGGCACGATCAGCCGCAGTGACCCCCGCCGTGGTCAGCGCCTCATCAGGGGCTACTGAGCTGCTCCAGATCGCTCAATACAACCTGGTCCAGGCTATGGACCATCTGAAAGAGGCTGGCGGTTGGATGATCGGACTGGAGGACAGCCCCAGGGCACAACCCCCCGAAAAAGTTAACCTGAGCGGCGGGATCGGATTGGTGGTCGGCAACGAAGCCAGCGGTTTACGCCGCCTGGTCAAGGAGAGGTGCGATCTGCTCATGCGACTGCCCATGCAGGGGCAGATCGATTCACTAAACGCAGCCGTCGCTGGCTCGATTGCCCTGTACCTTGCCCGCCAGGCTCGGGGTTGA
- the cysS gene encoding cysteine--tRNA ligase, with product MTLRIYDTLTRSKSEFKTIEEGKVRMYVCGPTVYDSAHVGHAMFALVFDIIRRYLIYRGYEVNYVMNFTDVDDKIIDRANRLGVDPFELAEKYIEEFKHNLRDLNILPASENPRATNEIDTIIKMVSQLIEKGSAYEVDGDVYFRVETAKDYGKLSGRKLEEMNAGSRIRVDERKENPMDFAVWKKAKPGELAWDSPWGPGRPGWHIECSAMNLSHLGEQIDIHGGGNDLIFPHHENEIAQTEAITGKPFARYWMHNGMLQLKGEKMSKSTGNLVPISEFLNEYSGDVLRLLVLSSYYRSPLTFNSEVIEANQRALERLLSALRPAQPGAAGASKAVLGVLAEQLEATQQGFVESMDEDFNFAGALGHIFDLVRAINQARAEQATDEQLAPAQTGFKLLTDVLGLELKTPELTTTGADAFIDLILALRKELRQKKLYELSDHVRDELMKLGVIIEDTPQGSTWRWE from the coding sequence ATGACTTTAAGAATTTACGATACCCTGACCCGCAGCAAGTCTGAATTCAAAACCATCGAAGAGGGAAAGGTCAGGATGTATGTCTGCGGTCCAACAGTATACGATAGCGCCCATGTTGGACACGCCATGTTTGCCCTGGTTTTCGATATCATTCGCCGCTACCTGATTTACCGTGGTTATGAAGTGAACTATGTGATGAATTTCACCGATGTGGATGACAAAATCATCGATCGTGCCAATCGTCTGGGGGTTGACCCTTTTGAGCTGGCTGAAAAATACATTGAAGAGTTCAAACACAACCTGCGTGATCTTAACATCCTGCCCGCTTCAGAAAACCCCCGCGCCACGAATGAAATCGACACCATCATCAAAATGGTCAGCCAGTTGATCGAAAAAGGCTCTGCTTACGAAGTTGATGGTGATGTGTATTTCCGAGTTGAAACCGCCAAGGATTACGGTAAGCTTTCAGGGCGTAAGCTGGAAGAAATGAACGCAGGCAGCCGCATTCGTGTGGATGAGCGCAAAGAAAACCCCATGGATTTCGCTGTGTGGAAGAAAGCCAAGCCTGGCGAACTCGCCTGGGACAGCCCCTGGGGACCCGGTCGACCGGGCTGGCATATCGAATGCTCTGCGATGAATCTCAGCCACCTGGGCGAACAAATCGATATTCACGGCGGCGGCAACGATTTAATCTTTCCCCACCATGAAAACGAAATTGCTCAGACAGAAGCCATCACCGGCAAGCCCTTTGCTCGTTACTGGATGCACAATGGCATGCTGCAGCTCAAGGGCGAAAAAATGTCCAAGTCCACCGGAAACCTGGTGCCGATCAGCGAATTCCTGAACGAGTATTCAGGCGATGTGCTCCGCTTGCTCGTACTCAGTTCATATTATCGCAGTCCGCTCACCTTCAACAGCGAAGTCATTGAAGCCAACCAGCGCGCGCTTGAACGCCTCCTTTCTGCCCTGCGCCCTGCCCAGCCCGGAGCTGCTGGCGCGTCCAAAGCCGTCCTTGGTGTGTTGGCTGAACAACTTGAAGCCACACAGCAGGGCTTTGTCGAGTCAATGGATGAAGATTTCAACTTTGCGGGCGCTCTTGGTCACATTTTTGACCTGGTCAGGGCGATCAACCAGGCTCGTGCAGAACAAGCCACCGATGAACAACTGGCGCCTGCACAAACCGGCTTTAAACTGCTGACGGATGTGCTCGGTCTTGAGCTCAAAACACCCGAACTGACCACCACTGGCGCAGACGCGTTTATCGACCTGATCCTTGCCCTGCGCAAAGAACTGCGCCAGAAAAAACTATACGAATTATCAGACCACGTGCGGGATGAGCTGATGAAGCTGGGTGTGATCATCGAAGATACTCCCCAGGGTTCAACCTGGCGATGGGAGTAA
- the serS gene encoding serine--tRNA ligase: MLDMKLIREEPERVREALEKRHMDPSPVDDILLLDEQRRQLIQDVEEMRAERNLVSKEISKIKDQVQRKEKIEAMRHLGDQIDETGNRLKVVEGKLNTLVSELPNIPDPDVPVGVDDSDNIVIRTVGDLPKFDFEPKPHWDLGPELGIIDFERGVKLAGSRFYVLSGAGARLQRALIFWMVDLHIRQGYLEKYPPLMVRGDILFGSGQLPKFKDNLYKDHEEDLWWIPTAEVPLTGLHMDEILDEEQLPLRYTAYTACFRREKVSAGRDVRGIKRGHQFDKVELYTYCLPENSATELERMVSDAEETVALLGMPYRVLLQSTGDLGFGSHKTYDIEVWAPGCGEWLEISSISIVGDFQARRSGIRYRPSDGKNTRFVHTLNGSGLGLPRTLIAVLENYQQADGSVAIPEVLLPLMGGETVIRRES, translated from the coding sequence ATGCTGGACATGAAATTGATCCGGGAGGAACCGGAACGTGTAAGAGAGGCACTAGAAAAACGCCATATGGACCCCTCGCCGGTGGATGATATTCTTTTGCTGGATGAACAGCGCCGTCAGTTGATCCAAGATGTGGAAGAGATGCGAGCTGAACGTAATCTTGTCTCGAAGGAGATTTCAAAAATTAAAGACCAGGTTCAGCGCAAGGAAAAGATTGAGGCAATGCGCCATCTGGGCGACCAAATTGATGAGACTGGCAACAGGCTAAAAGTGGTTGAGGGAAAACTCAACACTCTCGTTTCAGAGTTGCCTAACATCCCTGATCCTGATGTCCCCGTGGGTGTGGATGACAGCGACAATATCGTTATTCGTACGGTGGGCGACCTGCCAAAGTTTGACTTTGAACCCAAGCCGCATTGGGATTTGGGGCCTGAATTGGGCATCATCGATTTTGAGCGGGGTGTTAAACTGGCTGGATCGCGGTTTTATGTGCTCAGCGGTGCCGGAGCGCGCCTGCAGCGGGCGCTGATCTTCTGGATGGTTGACCTGCATATCCGGCAGGGATATTTGGAGAAATACCCGCCCCTGATGGTCAGGGGAGATATTTTATTTGGGTCGGGGCAGTTGCCCAAGTTCAAAGACAACCTGTATAAGGATCATGAAGAGGACCTGTGGTGGATTCCGACGGCTGAGGTGCCATTGACCGGTTTGCATATGGACGAGATTTTGGATGAAGAGCAACTTCCGTTGCGGTATACAGCGTATACCGCATGCTTCCGGCGGGAGAAGGTCAGTGCTGGGCGAGATGTACGCGGCATTAAACGCGGCCATCAATTCGACAAAGTGGAGCTGTACACTTATTGTCTGCCTGAAAATTCAGCCACTGAACTTGAGCGTATGGTTAGCGACGCCGAAGAGACGGTGGCTCTGTTGGGCATGCCTTACAGAGTGCTGTTGCAATCCACGGGCGATTTGGGGTTTGGGTCGCATAAGACCTATGATATTGAGGTGTGGGCGCCAGGTTGCGGGGAGTGGCTGGAAATTTCTTCAATCTCCATTGTTGGCGATTTCCAGGCGCGGCGATCCGGCATTCGATACCGACCGAGCGATGGAAAGAATACTCGCTTTGTGCATACCCTGAATGGCTCGGGGTTGGGACTCCCACGCACCTTAATCGCGGTGCTGGAAAACTACCAACAAGCTGATGGTTCGGTAGCGATCCCTGAGGTGCTGCTTCCGCTGATGGGCGGGGAAACCGTGATCAGGCGGGAGAGTTAA
- a CDS encoding GNAT family N-acetyltransferase — MESKTIKRLRPFTLADAQEVTHLFNICSRATSGNDEFELESMINDWKTPGFDVEKTVRVLENEQGQIIGYIEVWDSSKPHVNKSVYGLLHPDHWDDDQFRTLLSWAETCARERISLAPDGSRVVMMHYTPNNDLQRKKTLEAYGFSLVRHFYRMEIELGSNPQSPVLPEGIKVTTIDINTELKAALLALDDGFKDHWGHVDRPIDDRLVEWQHYLQTDKNFDPTLWFLAKSEGQIAGVIRCNPRTVEDPQMGWVFQLCVRQPWRHQGLGMALLLTAFAEFYRRGNKRVGLIVDAASPTNATRLYEKAGMHIARQTDTYEFELRPGERLDTA, encoded by the coding sequence ATGGAGTCAAAAACAATCAAACGCCTGCGCCCCTTTACCCTGGCAGATGCACAGGAAGTGACGCACCTGTTTAATATTTGTTCACGGGCAACTTCCGGGAATGACGAATTTGAGCTGGAAAGCATGATCAACGACTGGAAGACGCCAGGTTTCGATGTTGAGAAAACGGTGCGTGTTTTAGAAAATGAGCAAGGCCAGATTATCGGCTACATTGAAGTTTGGGATAGCTCAAAGCCGCATGTCAACAAGTCCGTTTATGGCTTACTCCATCCTGATCATTGGGATGATGATCAGTTTCGCACCCTGTTAAGCTGGGCTGAAACCTGCGCCAGAGAACGCATCAGCCTGGCTCCCGATGGATCCCGGGTAGTTATGATGCATTACACGCCGAACAATGATTTGCAACGTAAAAAAACATTGGAAGCCTATGGGTTCAGCCTGGTCAGACATTTCTACCGGATGGAAATTGAGCTGGGGAGCAACCCCCAATCCCCCGTGCTCCCTGAGGGAATCAAGGTCACGACAATTGATATCAACACAGAACTTAAAGCGGCGTTACTGGCATTAGATGACGGATTTAAAGATCATTGGGGTCATGTTGACCGACCCATTGATGATCGCCTGGTCGAATGGCAGCACTATTTACAAACCGATAAGAATTTTGACCCTACACTTTGGTTCTTAGCAAAATCGGAGGGGCAAATTGCAGGCGTCATTCGCTGCAATCCCAGAACCGTCGAAGACCCGCAAATGGGCTGGGTTTTTCAATTATGTGTCCGTCAGCCCTGGCGCCACCAGGGCCTGGGGATGGCGTTATTACTGACAGCGTTTGCTGAATTTTATCGCCGTGGAAACAAACGCGTCGGATTGATCGTTGATGCTGCCAGCCCGACCAACGCGACTCGCCTGTATGAAAAAGCCGGCATGCACATCGCCCGGCAAACCGACACCTATGAATTTGAGCTGCGTCCGGGTGAGCGTTTGGATACCGCTTAG